One window from the genome of Thalassospira xiamenensis M-5 = DSM 17429 encodes:
- a CDS encoding DUF1499 domain-containing protein, which yields MKRVAIVLAWLLFVGGLTFAVIRFSGLLDSMLMADEPADISLGPDIDLPQSPTYFLICPPDACPSTDRNVPSPVFDASPDTVATALQATAGAQGMKLVEGNGLALELRFLARTPVFRFPDWVDVKVIPGENGGSRVFAYSRSVYGSDDFGQNEKRLKSWMAATVALIGRQAAPQN from the coding sequence GTGAAACGCGTAGCGATTGTACTGGCATGGCTTCTGTTTGTCGGCGGACTGACATTTGCCGTAATCCGTTTCAGCGGATTGCTCGACAGTATGCTGATGGCAGATGAGCCGGCAGACATCAGTCTGGGACCGGATATCGACCTGCCGCAATCACCGACCTATTTCCTGATCTGCCCGCCGGATGCCTGCCCATCGACCGATCGCAACGTGCCAAGCCCGGTATTCGATGCATCGCCCGATACCGTCGCAACCGCCTTGCAGGCAACCGCGGGCGCACAAGGCATGAAACTTGTCGAGGGGAATGGATTGGCGCTTGAATTGCGCTTCCTTGCCCGGACGCCTGTTTTCCGTTTTCCCGACTGGGTTGATGTCAAGGTCATTCCCGGTGAAAATGGCGGCAGCCGCGTTTTTGCCTATTCCCGATCCGTCTATGGCAGTGACGATTTCGGCCAGAATGAAAAACGCCTGAAATCATGGATGGCGGCAACCGTCGCCCTGATTGGCCGGCAGGCCGCGCCGCAGAACTGA
- the crcB gene encoding fluoride efflux transporter CrcB, producing MQFSPLFIASIALGGAIGAVARYGVSALMGATLGHGFPWGTLTVNIVGSFLMGLLIELSAVKLSLSPEMRAFLVTGFLGAFTTFSTFSLDVATLYERGNIGLSGLYVAVSVCVGIAALFGAIALVRGVLQ from the coding sequence ATGCAATTTTCACCGTTGTTTATCGCATCCATCGCATTGGGCGGGGCTATCGGGGCGGTTGCCCGATATGGTGTTTCTGCCCTGATGGGCGCGACACTTGGTCATGGATTTCCATGGGGGACTTTGACGGTCAATATCGTCGGCTCCTTCCTGATGGGGCTTCTGATCGAGCTTTCGGCGGTCAAGCTGTCGCTCAGTCCTGAAATGCGGGCCTTCCTTGTGACCGGCTTTCTGGGGGCGTTTACAACGTTTTCGACTTTTTCGCTCGATGTCGCGACCTTATATGAACGCGGTAATATCGGCCTTTCGGGCCTTTATGTCGCGGTTTCGGTCTGCGTTGGCATCGCAGCATTGTTCGGCGCAATCGCGCTGGTAAGGGGAGTTCTGCAATGA
- a CDS encoding RluA family pseudouridine synthase produces the protein MSGVTLRKVKNDEAEMRLDRWFKRNCPEFTFGQVQKFLRGGQIRVDGKRAKAGQRLEPGQEVRVPPAPVMSGGGMGPWAEGNYDAANAAQHVKSGPAKSNATEEELQALRDSVIFYDEVVLAINKPAGLAVQGGTNTDLHVDGMLDALKLDSKERPKLVHRLDKDTSGVLLLARSASAANALTKAFKDKTTRKLYWAIVTGAPDEREGLIDAPLAKHGGKGGEKMVIDEKEGKSAQTIYRQLARAGRRAAWLALSPLTGRTHQLRAHCQAIECPILGDGKYGGAKAFLDGLSNQMHLHARAIDFPHPVTGHRVVIEAPVPEHFSATIKALNFDPKTPTKFLTPEIHREKEIKPKPKAKPSRLRKR, from the coding sequence ATGAGTGGCGTCACTCTGCGCAAGGTTAAGAATGACGAAGCCGAAATGCGGCTGGATCGCTGGTTCAAACGGAACTGCCCGGAATTTACCTTTGGGCAGGTTCAGAAGTTCCTGCGGGGTGGTCAGATCCGTGTTGATGGCAAACGTGCCAAGGCCGGTCAGCGCCTTGAGCCCGGTCAGGAAGTCCGTGTTCCCCCCGCGCCGGTCATGTCGGGCGGCGGTATGGGGCCATGGGCGGAGGGCAATTACGATGCGGCCAATGCGGCCCAGCATGTAAAATCCGGCCCGGCCAAATCGAACGCGACCGAGGAAGAACTTCAGGCGTTGCGCGATTCCGTCATTTTCTATGACGAGGTGGTTCTGGCGATCAACAAGCCCGCCGGTCTGGCGGTGCAGGGCGGGACCAATACCGACCTTCATGTTGATGGCATGCTTGATGCGTTAAAGCTTGATAGCAAGGAACGCCCGAAACTGGTGCATCGTCTTGATAAAGACACCAGCGGCGTGCTGTTGCTTGCACGGTCGGCATCGGCGGCCAATGCCCTGACCAAGGCATTCAAGGACAAGACCACGCGGAAATTGTACTGGGCGATTGTTACCGGTGCGCCCGATGAACGCGAAGGTCTGATTGATGCCCCGCTTGCCAAACATGGCGGCAAGGGCGGTGAAAAGATGGTCATCGACGAAAAAGAAGGCAAATCCGCCCAGACGATCTATCGTCAGTTGGCCCGTGCCGGACGCCGTGCGGCGTGGCTTGCCCTGTCGCCGCTGACCGGTCGTACCCACCAGCTGCGCGCGCATTGTCAGGCGATAGAATGCCCGATCCTTGGCGATGGTAAATATGGCGGGGCCAAAGCGTTTCTTGATGGACTGTCAAACCAGATGCATCTGCATGCGCGCGCGATTGACTTTCCCCATCCGGTGACCGGCCATCGCGTCGTGATCGAAGCCCCGGTGCCCGAACATTTCAGCGCAACCATCAAAGCGTTGAACTTTGATCCGAAAACGCCAACCAAATTCCTGACGCCGGAAATCCACCGGGAAAAGGAAATCAAACCGAAACCCAAGGCAAAGCCGTCCCGGTTGCGTAAAAGATAA
- a CDS encoding HAD-IA family hydrolase, translating into MANDPLRLVVFDCDGTLVDSQHAIAHCMDHAFAAHDLDCPGLEKTRTIIGLSLPEAIRKLAAPGMIDDAIIEGVTAAYKAAFFELRQTPDFYEPLFPGVREMLAALDTRNWLLGVATGKARRGLDAVLARNALEGRFVTLQTCDNHPSKPHPSMLHAAMDETGVDAPNAVIIGDTAYDIEMGRAAGMLSIGVSWGYHDIETLNKAGAHAVIDHFDQLPGLLETMWGTGRDAA; encoded by the coding sequence ATGGCGAACGATCCGCTCAGGCTTGTGGTTTTTGATTGTGACGGTACGCTGGTTGATAGCCAGCATGCTATTGCGCATTGCATGGATCATGCCTTTGCCGCACATGACCTTGATTGCCCCGGCCTTGAAAAGACACGTACCATCATCGGTCTGAGCCTGCCTGAAGCAATCCGCAAGCTTGCCGCACCGGGCATGATCGATGACGCAATTATTGAAGGCGTCACCGCGGCCTATAAGGCGGCATTCTTTGAATTGCGCCAGACCCCGGATTTTTACGAGCCGCTTTTCCCCGGTGTGCGCGAAATGCTGGCCGCACTGGATACGCGCAACTGGCTTTTGGGGGTTGCGACGGGCAAGGCGCGCCGCGGGCTTGATGCCGTTCTGGCGCGCAACGCACTTGAAGGCCGGTTCGTTACCCTTCAGACATGCGACAATCATCCGTCCAAACCCCATCCGTCGATGTTGCACGCCGCCATGGATGAAACCGGCGTGGATGCACCCAATGCGGTGATCATTGGCGATACCGCCTATGATATCGAAATGGGCCGGGCGGCGGGGATGCTGTCGATTGGTGTCAGTTGGGGCTATCACGATATTGAAACGCTGAACAAGGCCGGGGCGCATGCCGTGATTGATCATTTCGATCAGCTGCCCGGATTGCTGGAAACCATGTGGGGAACTGGCCGCGATGCTGCCTGA
- a CDS encoding SRPBCC domain-containing protein — MLPEADHKDDDLKPIRVKITVPVEPEYAFEAFTNGFGNWWPTDSHSLARENCKSVEINPGLGGKIVEHAKGRDPVVWGTVDIWQAGEHVAFTWHPGWEEGAYTRISVTFEQNAFGRCVIRLKHWDWKNLGEIAPMVRDGYESGWKYVFEQCFANYLTAKRH, encoded by the coding sequence ATGCTGCCTGAAGCCGATCACAAAGATGACGACCTGAAACCGATCCGGGTGAAAATCACCGTTCCGGTCGAACCGGAATACGCGTTCGAGGCATTCACCAATGGCTTTGGCAATTGGTGGCCGACCGACAGCCATTCGCTGGCGCGTGAAAACTGCAAATCGGTCGAAATCAATCCGGGCCTTGGCGGCAAGATTGTCGAGCATGCCAAGGGCCGCGATCCGGTGGTCTGGGGCACTGTCGATATCTGGCAGGCAGGCGAACATGTTGCCTTTACCTGGCATCCGGGCTGGGAAGAAGGGGCTTATACCCGCATCAGTGTCACGTTCGAACAGAATGCCTTTGGCCGTTGCGTGATCCGGCTCAAGCACTGGGACTGGAAAAATCTGGGCGAAATCGCCCCGATGGTCCGCGACGGCTATGAAAGCGGCTGGAAATATGTTTTCGAACAGTGCTTTGCCAATTACCTGACGGCCAAGCGGCACTGA
- a CDS encoding HAD family hydrolase: MRTIETVLFDLGGVLVDWDPRHLYRKIFKDDAEMERFLTEICHPHWNFLHDKGALRFAKSIPDLQHRYPEYSDQIAAWMDRWPEMMKRSIDRTVHILEELKSRGNVRLFALTNWSADTWPHAIERFGFLSHFEGILVSGQEKLAKPDPQIFDLTAARFKLDPRETLFIDDSEKNIQQAREMGFATHWFRDPIRLRRDLMEYGLL; the protein is encoded by the coding sequence ATGCGTACTATCGAAACGGTTCTTTTTGATCTGGGCGGCGTTCTGGTCGATTGGGATCCACGGCATCTGTATCGCAAGATTTTCAAAGATGATGCCGAAATGGAACGTTTCCTGACAGAAATCTGTCATCCGCACTGGAATTTCCTGCATGACAAGGGTGCGCTTCGCTTTGCCAAATCGATCCCCGATCTTCAGCATCGCTATCCGGAATATAGCGACCAGATCGCGGCATGGATGGACCGCTGGCCGGAAATGATGAAGAGGTCGATTGACCGCACCGTACATATTCTTGAAGAACTGAAATCACGCGGCAATGTGCGTTTGTTTGCGCTGACCAACTGGTCGGCGGATACCTGGCCGCACGCGATTGAACGGTTCGGTTTCCTAAGCCATTTCGAAGGCATTCTGGTCTCGGGTCAGGAAAAACTGGCCAAGCCCGACCCGCAGATTTTCGATCTTACCGCCGCGCGCTTCAAACTTGATCCGCGCGAAACCCTGTTTATCGACGACAGTGAAAAGAATATTCAGCAGGCGCGTGAAATGGGCTTTGCCACCCACTGGTTCCGCGATCCGATCCGCCTGCGCCGTGATTTGATGGAATATGGCCTGCTTTAA